In Janibacter cremeus, a genomic segment contains:
- a CDS encoding S1C family serine protease, which translates to MDQQPTTPQMPYQPQPPRPRRRGRRLGELATVSVLSAALAAGGTWGVISVTDQGPGSSGTEAAAGSSSSSTTSQAVPVSTGAKESPDWNAVTDAVTPSVVAVGVRGQRAGGEGSGVVLDAQGHVLTNNHVVTGAGPSPKITVTLADGATYDATITGTDPSTDLAVLTIADPPKDLTPITVGSSKDLQVGDPVMAVGNPLGLAGTVTTGIVSALDRPVSTARSEGGESSAFAQQEQPVVTAAIQTSAAINPGNSGGALVDASGRLVGINSSIASVGGSGQSGNIGIGFAIPANEAAWIAEQLIEDGEAEHAFLGVVPTDGKAQEGAATHSGAQISKVSDGSPADEAGLTDGDLVVAVGDSQVSGAESLVGLIHARKIGSQAPVTIIRDGEKKTIDVTLGTAPERNA; encoded by the coding sequence ATGGACCAGCAGCCGACCACACCACAGATGCCCTATCAGCCCCAGCCTCCGCGCCCGCGCCGTCGTGGGCGACGCCTCGGCGAGCTGGCGACCGTCTCCGTCCTCTCGGCCGCCCTGGCCGCCGGTGGCACCTGGGGCGTGATCTCGGTGACCGACCAGGGCCCGGGCTCGTCCGGCACCGAGGCTGCCGCCGGCTCGTCCTCGTCGTCGACCACGTCCCAGGCCGTACCGGTCAGCACCGGGGCCAAGGAGTCCCCGGACTGGAATGCCGTCACCGACGCAGTCACCCCGAGCGTCGTCGCCGTCGGGGTCCGCGGACAGCGGGCCGGCGGCGAGGGGTCCGGGGTGGTCCTCGACGCGCAGGGGCACGTGCTGACGAACAACCACGTCGTCACCGGCGCCGGACCGAGCCCGAAGATCACCGTCACACTGGCCGACGGCGCGACCTACGACGCGACGATCACGGGGACCGACCCCTCGACGGACCTGGCCGTGCTGACGATCGCCGACCCCCCGAAGGACCTCACCCCGATCACCGTCGGGTCCTCGAAGGACCTGCAGGTCGGTGACCCGGTCATGGCCGTGGGCAACCCGCTCGGCCTCGCCGGGACGGTCACCACCGGCATCGTCAGTGCCCTCGACCGTCCGGTCTCGACCGCCCGGAGCGAAGGGGGCGAGAGCTCCGCCTTCGCGCAGCAGGAGCAGCCCGTGGTCACCGCTGCCATCCAGACCTCCGCCGCGATCAACCCGGGCAACTCGGGCGGCGCCCTCGTCGACGCCTCCGGACGGCTGGTCGGGATCAACTCCTCGATCGCCAGCGTGGGCGGATCCGGCCAGAGCGGAAACATCGGGATCGGCTTCGCCATCCCTGCGAACGAGGCGGCGTGGATCGCCGAGCAGCTGATCGAGGACGGCGAGGCCGAGCACGCCTTCCTCGGTGTGGTACCGACGGACGGGAAGGCCCAGGAGGGTGCCGCGACCCACAGCGGCGCCCAGATCAGCAAGGTGAGCGACGGGAGCCCGGCCGACGAGGCCGGCCTGACGGACGGCGACCTCGTGGTCGCCGTCGGCGACTCCCAGGTGAGCGGGGCCGAGTCCCTCGTCGGTCTCATCCACGCCCGCAAGATCGGCTCGCAGGCCCCGGTGACCATCATCCGCGACGGTGAGAAGAAGACGATCGACGTCACCCTCGGGACGGCGCCCGAGCGCAACGCCTGA